CTTCTATATAAATTTTTCGGGTTTATTTCGCCTGGGATCGAATTTTATAGGTTTTTATGGTGTACTTTTAGAATTTGAGAAAAGAATGAGTGTAAATATGCAAGAAATTAATTCAAAACTCTGGATTATGGGTTGGATTATGGAGGGGGCTATTGTGTGATTTATATTCATCATTCCAAAAAACTTCTATGTCTCCTAATTTTTCATTGCTATCTATACTAAGAGGACGCATATCTTTTGGTAAAGATGAATCTATCCAGCATGTGCGACAAATCCAGTTTGCATTCTGAATATCTTCTAAGTCGTAGGCTATAAATAGCCAAACCACATGAGCTGGAGTTCTCCCCCACCGTGCCCTGATTCGTTCATTACGGTAGTAATTACTATATCTCAATTTTTCAGTTGCTTCCTGGATAATCGTTCTTATTACATCTTTAGGATAGTGTCTATCTAAAAGAACGATAGCTGAATAACGCTTGGCTCCAGTATGACTTACATCTTTCTGATTTACAATCGTATACCTAATTTTTTCTCTAACCTCCATTTCTAAAGTTACACCTTTATCTCGTAGGTGTCCTTTTTTACAGATGCCTGTGTCATCATAAGGTGTTCCATCTTTAGGACAGACTTTTTCATAAGCAATAAACAAACGTGCTAAGTCCTGAGCGTCAATAAGAAGATAATCACATCCTGCATCAATAGCAATTTGCACGAAATCTCTCTGTGCATCATCTTGAACATTCCCAAGTGCTCCAAAAACCATCAAACCGAGTCCTTGGATTTGCCGCAGTTTTACGAATTGATGGGTTACATCTCTGCTTGAAACTCTTAGGAAACTTTTTCCTTTCAAGACAAAAGCAGCTAATCGTTTATTTCCTCTAACATGCACATGACTTGTTAATATATCTGCTATTTCTATGGGACCATGTGGGGTCTCATTTGGATCGTATAGAATCTCTCTAAGAAAACGCTCCATCTCGCTTTTTTCATCTAAATTTCTGATGTTAGTAAGTATTTCCGTATTTATAGCTGCATCTGGGATAGTTTTGATTTCTGAAAATTCGTCTATGTCCTGTATTTTAATAAGACGTCCCATTTTCACACCTCACTATATAGCAAGCAATTTCATATAACTCCGGTATATCCACATTATTGCATATATCACTCCTAATTAGTATTATATCTACAATGCGTATATCCTTCCGTTTTGGCAGTATATCTAAAGTATTTCCTATATACACCCCCTCTAAACGAACACCACCCCCCTATTATTTCCAACAACGCCTGATAGAATCGTATGCCTATAGTTGCAGTTGCCACTTAAAACCTTTTTATTTCCCGCCCTCCCCTCCTACTCCCTCTTACTTCCTCACAAGCCTCAATATCTGCATTGAGCATTCCTTTACACACAGTCCACAGCCCGTACACCTCTCCGTATCTATCTTCATTCGTAGCACATTCCGTTCCATGATCGAAGAGATCGCATTATGCTCGCACACCTGCTCACAAACCCGACACCCTATGCAACTCGCACGGTCTATGCACTGCGATACCATAGGTATCTCCACAGGTGGTGTCGGCTCAACGAACAACGTGTCCTGCTCACGCCGTCTCTTCAGATGCAGGTCATCCCTGTCTATCACGTACTCCACCGACTTCTTATCCTCGCGAACAATCTCCGGCTGCTCTATCATCTCTTCAGTAAGCGTGAGCATCTCATCCATATCCCGGTATGCAACATCGTGAATCTTCGTAGAGTACAATGCACCACCAGAGCACGAATCAACACAGAAATGGCAGAATATGCATTTGCCATAGTCCACATTTGGATAATACCGCCCGTTCCGCGCCTCCTTCATCTGGATCGCATTTGCGGGACATATAAACGCGCACTGCCAGCAGCTTATGCACTTCTCCGGCTTGAACATGAGATAGCCACGCAGATTGGGAGGCATCTTCTTACGCTCCCTCGGATAAAATACCGTCGCTGTATGTGGATATACCGATTCACTCAGTGATACACCAAAAGCTCGTGCATGCCTCACCACCTTCTCTCCTGCTCCCTGCTCTCTTACTATTACCTTCTTCATACCACTCCACCTCCTCCTACTGATATCGCTATTGATATCACAACTGCAATGAGCGACAATGAGAGTAAAGAGCTCCATCCAATCCTCAAACCCTGGTCAAGTCTGTATCTCGGGTATATCACGCGAAGCACAAACAACGTTGTCATCACGATTATCGTCTTCAATAAGAACCATACAAGACCAGAGAGCTCACCAAGCATCCCAATTACAGGACCACTACCTCCGCCTAAGAATAATACCGTCATCAATCCACTCAATATATACGCCTTTTCGTAACATATCACATATATAAGCCCGAACCCGATACCCGAGTATTCCACATGTGGCCCAGCCGCCAATTCCTGGTCCGCCTCTGCAATCTCAAAAGGTAACCGCGAAGTAGCCATCGCCGCACCGATAAAGAACACAATTGCCGCTATTGGATTTAGGAATATCCCCCAGATTGCCTGATTATTCCCTATCTCCACCAGGTCTGAAGTCCCATACAGGATGACCATAGCAATCACCGCAACAACAAACGCTATCTCGTATGCGAAATACATGAATGCCTCCCTCACAGTCCCTATAAAAGCGAACCTGCTGTTTGATGCCCATCCGAGACCGAGGATAAATAGCGGGAACAGGCATACCAGTGCCAGTATTATCTGTATCGCATAAGGTGTCTGTATCGCCACTATACTACCAGCGGGAATGAAGAGCAGAGGTAGAAGTGTAGGAATAAATGTCAAGAATGGAAACTGCAGGAAATAAGGTCTGTGCGCATCCTTATGCACTATCACCTCCTGGAAGAGGAATCGAACAGAGTCTGCAAGCAACTGGATTATACCACCCAGCCACCATACTATCTCATGTGGCCCCACACGCCACTGTATCCTGCCGCAGAGCTTACGCTCTATCCACGGGAAGAATAGCAGCAATATGCCAAGTGTAGCGAAGCCCGGCGAGATTAAAGCGGCAAAGAACGGCTTCCATAGTGTGAATGATACTATAAAGCCACCCACCGGCAGCTGCGACATCAACTTGAGAGCCGGCTCTAAAACTGGTATCATCACCTGGTTGCTCATTATAGCAGTTATAAGCGCGTTTATTATCTCTTTTATTACCTCTTCCATTTCATATCACCTACCTATCACCTATCACCCATCACCTATCCGCCTCCGGCGGGAAATAACCAAAACTACCGTAGATAGCCCAGAAATCCGACACCCGTTCTCCCTTCGTTGCCTCTACAATACCCCGCAGGTTCATCCAGCTCGGTGTCACGATCCGCACGCGATACGGGACGTTCGATTCGCCATCGCTTAATATAGAATACAGGAGTGTCCCCCTTGCCGCTTCTGTAACAGTCGTCCACTCACCCTTCGGAAGTACGAGATTGCCATAGACATGGAACAGATGCCCTTTTATATCCTCTGACACCTCTTTATACTCACCGAGTATCTCTTTACTTATTACCTCCCCTCTTGGTATGCCCTTCAGTGCGTCCACTGCTTGCTTTACTATTCGCAAACTCTCCTTTATCTCCTCATACCTGCCCATATACCTGCCGAGACAGTCGCCCGCATCACCGCTCGTAAGCTCCCAATCCAGCTCATCATAAACCTCGTATGGCTCCACCTTCCTCACATCATATTCCACTCCAGAAGCCCTCAGGAATGGACCCACAATGCCACTTCTTATCGCTTCTTCCTTCGTGAGCACACCCACATCCCTCGTCCGGGCTACGAATACAGGATTATAGATGAGTATATCCTCAAACTTCCTCAATCTCCTGTGTATCGCCGATGTGAAGTTATCTATCATCTCAATTACCTCTTTAGATATATCGCGTCTTATCCCTCCAGGTATGACAAATGAAGGAGTGCATCTCGAGCCCGTTGCTCGCACCATCGCCTCCAGTATCATCTCCCTTATCGCCCACGCATACATGAATCCTGTGGAATGCCCGAGGAAGAGCGAAAATATACCGGAATCATAGAAGAATGCACCTATCCTCGACAATTCCGCCATTATCGTCCTTATGTACGATGCCCTTTCCGGAACTTCAATGCCCAGCGCCTTCTCTATCGTGCGAACATAGCCAAGATGCATGTTTATTGGGTCACTTATATTCGCACGCTCAAAGAGTGGGATATTCTGGATATATAATCTGTTCTCTGCGAGTTTCTCCATCGTTCGGTGCACGTATCCTGGATCTGGAATGACATCTACAATTATATCACCTTTCATTCGCAATATCCACCTCAAATGCCCGCTACCTGTGTGGTGCGGTCCC
Above is a genomic segment from Methanophagales archaeon containing:
- a CDS encoding 4Fe-4S binding protein; translation: MKKVIVREQGAGEKVVRHARAFGVSLSESVYPHTATVFYPRERKKMPPNLRGYLMFKPEKCISCWQCAFICPANAIQMKEARNGRYYPNVDYGKCIFCHFCVDSCSGGALYSTKIHDVAYRDMDEMLTLTEEMIEQPEIVREDKKSVEYVIDRDDLHLKRRREQDTLFVEPTPPVEIPMVSQCIDRASCIGCRVCEQVCEHNAISSIMERNVLRMKIDTERCTGCGLCVKECSMQILRLVRK
- the nuoH gene encoding NADH-quinone oxidoreductase subunit NuoH, which produces MEEVIKEIINALITAIMSNQVMIPVLEPALKLMSQLPVGGFIVSFTLWKPFFAALISPGFATLGILLLFFPWIERKLCGRIQWRVGPHEIVWWLGGIIQLLADSVRFLFQEVIVHKDAHRPYFLQFPFLTFIPTLLPLLFIPAGSIVAIQTPYAIQIILALVCLFPLFILGLGWASNSRFAFIGTVREAFMYFAYEIAFVVAVIAMVILYGTSDLVEIGNNQAIWGIFLNPIAAIVFFIGAAMATSRLPFEIAEADQELAAGPHVEYSGIGFGLIYVICYEKAYILSGLMTVLFLGGGSGPVIGMLGELSGLVWFLLKTIIVMTTLFVLRVIYPRYRLDQGLRIGWSSLLSLSLIAVVISIAISVGGGGVV